Part of the Scyliorhinus canicula chromosome 8, sScyCan1.1, whole genome shotgun sequence genome is shown below.
ttgtcgacgaacactcccgcttcccctttgccattccctgtcccgacatgaccacatcgaccgtcattaaggccctcctctccatcttctcactgtttggctaccccgagtacattcacagcgaccgggggtcctcatttatgagcgacgagctgcgtcaattcctgctcgacaggggcatcgcctctagcaggacgaccagctataaccctcggggtaacggacaggtcgagcgggagaatggtaccatctggaagaccatactactggccctccggtccagagatctccctatttcccgatggcaagaggtgctccccgatgcgctgcactctatccgctcactgctctgtactgctactaatcagacacctcatgaacgtcttcttgttttccccaggaagttgtcctccggatcccctctcccgacgtggctggtcactcccggacccatcttgctccggaagcatgtgcgggtgcacaagtccgacccgttagtggagcatgtccagttactccacgctaacccgcagtacgcgtatgtggagcaccccgacggtcggcaggacacggtctccctccgggacctggcacccgccggcgtgcagcccccccccaccacagaccccccctcccttttttcaccccagcaccccactcagcttccccatccctcatccatggcgtctccgcggccagctcaggtgacggagactactcgaagtctatcgctcccggactccaggacatcagcaggaccatcagccgatccgacgacacctcctccactacggcgctcggccaggacgtcaaggaccaccaaatttggggcctcacggtagcatggtggttagcatcaatgcttcacagctccagggtcccaggttcgattcccggctgggtcactgtctgtgtggagtctgcacgtcctccccgtgtgtgcgtgggtttcctccgggtgctccggtttcctcccacagtccaaagatgtgcgggttaggtggattggccatgctaaattgcccgtagtgtaaggttaatggggggattgttgggttaagggtatacgggttacgtgggtttaagtagggtgatcattgctcggcacaacatcgagggccgaagggcctgttctgtgctgtactgttctatctatcttctatctataaaatgactgatcgaatccttctagagttctacggtcccatggacttccttttgtaaatattgttatgtctgggccagtggcaagcccccaaattagacaagggtacggagagaaaattattctcccgacggctactcatatcatcagttcttccccccccccccccaccccgggtctcgttcaccccccccccccccccgccttccttctccgtaaggggtgaatgtgatgatatgatctgcatactcgtctgccattgggccagaacgtcggcttaccattggccctggtcggtcatgtgcctctcgaccgattggccgagaggctgagttaaccacgcctctatcaacgaggtataaatgctcagaagcctctttcgtccctttccactgtagacgatcgccaggctgtgttctagttaattaaagcctgactttggtaaatcactcgcctcacgtgcaatcgatggtgcatcacccagcacagtaaaggaacaaccctccgggccctggctacagcagcactcccatccccctcaacaagatacacaacgagcccagtggtagcggccatgctGAGAACATGGGCCCGATTGAGACAACACTTTGGGGCTAACTAGGATgcccccccatggcccccatctgcagcaatcacagatccccccagccatgccagacaccaccttcacaaaatggaggCAAGATGggagcacactgacggtcgggggcTTTTACGGAGGGCACAGACTGGTGACACTGGGTGAACtggcgaggaagtggaaactaacaaaaggacaggaaatgagtcACCTCCATATAAAGCACTCCCACCGCAAAGGGACAGGAGGGTACCCCAagcccccagaaaccacactatgAGAGGACCTGATAGACACAGGCAGCAAGGAGGGGagactatgtgggaaaatatacgggcaGTCACTGGACAGAGCTCGGACGAAACCAGACAAAAATGAGAGGACAAACTGGGGTCAGAGGtacggtggggactctggagcaaagcactgagccgggcgaactccacctcctcctgcgcagcctaatgcagctcaaagtggtgcactgagcgcacctgaccagaagcCCGAGGtgcaggacaaatgtgaacggtgccagaggggcccggccaaccacactcacatgttctgggcttgtcccagaacaaagaacaaagaaaggtacagcacagcgatgcactatcaattacgcaaagacgagagtaggatgtaattgaggctttaatacactgagatgtgtggcctcctacagaagctgacgaaatggctgctgtatggggagcatgcatatttatactccgcctactgggcggagccagcaggcagggatctatccacgtacttgtagtacaggggccttaccgtaaaacacatatatatacagtatatacatcagtggtgactaccacattcaccccctgttaaaaatgagtcctgcgggggtggtggagaacgatGTACAGAACGTTGTGTTTAAAATTACACATAATATTACAAATTGCCGTCGAGAGCGCCCCAgcgctggtggcgactcaggcggcagcttggtcttcggtgactctgggagcgcgtcgaaatcctcttcatccccgggtgggagcaaggggaggatggattgtcccggaacgggggctgcggtggggtgtgctgggggaaggaaaggtggcgccggggcagaggagggggtgtgtgtggaaccagctggtgccaggtccctgagagagactgtgtcttgacggccgtcggggtacactacataagcgtactgcgggttggtgtggagtagctgtaccctctcagccaatgagtccgccttgtggagtcgaacatgtctacggaggagaacgggtccaggagctgccagtcaCATTGGTAGCGaatccccggaggtggacttcctgtggaaggcaaagagacgtccatgggggggggggttcattagtCGCgctgcacaggagcgactgaatggagtgaagggcttcggggaggacctcctgccagcgggaggccgggggatttctggaccgtagggccatctggatggccctccagaccgtcccattctcccgcttcaCCTgctcgtttcccctggggttgtagctggtcgtcctgctcgaggcaatgccccggttgagcaggtactggcgcagctcatcgctcatgaatgaggatccacggtcgctgtggacgtaggcggggaagccaaacagagcgaagatggtgttgagggctttgatgacagtggcagacgtcgtgcagacttggcagtctctggtgatcgccctgacttcctcgatggagtagggcaggttgcgggccttaatgaaatggtaaaaacgggtgacccttgggtgacagagattgtcgtgcagggtccggagtcggtccacttgtgcgctggcacatgtagattttagaattagaacagtacagcacagaacaggcccttcggccctcgatgttgtgccgagcaatgatcaccctactcaaactcacgtatccaccatatacccgtaacccaacaactcccccttaaccttactttttttttaggacactacgggcaatttagcatggccaatccacctaacccgcacatctttggactgtgggaggaaaccggagcacccggaggaaacccacgcacacacggggaggacgtgcaaactccgcacagacagtgacccagccgggaaccgaacctgggaccctggagctgtacctcgggatagggcatcggggagctcgttgagcttaccagggcgatacataatctcgtagttgtaggtggagagctcgatccgccACCTCAAGagtttatcgtttttgatcttgccccgttgtgtgttgttaaacatgatggTCAGTgacgagagtgaatctcctgccggccaggtaatgcctccaatgccgcacagcttctacgatggcttgggcatcCTTTCCGACGCaggagtgtcgaattttggaggcatggaaggtgcgggaaaagaatgccacgggcctgcctgcctggttgagggtggcggccagagcgacgtctgatgcatcgctctcaatttggaaaggcagcgtctcgtcgaccgtgtgcatcgcggccttggcgatgtcggccttgatatggttcaaggcctggtgagcctcggccgtcaggggaaaaacggtggattgaatgagtggacgggccttgtccacatagtttgggacccactgggcgtaatacggaaagaaccccaggcatcttttgagggccttggggcagtgggggagggggtgttccatgagggggcgcatgcgatcggggtcgggccccagaactccgttctgaaccacatagccgaggatggctaatcggttagtgctgaacacgcacttctccttgttatacgtgaggttgaggagaggggcagtgtggagaaatgtgGAAAGgttatggtcctgctgatcgtggccgcaggtggtgacattgtccaggtacgggaaggtggcccgtagtccataccggtcaaccattcggtccatctcccgttggaagaccgagaccccattggtgacgccgaaggggaccgtAAGAAAATGATAAaagcggccgtctgcttcgaacgcagtgtatggacaGTCCCCCTTACGAATGGGTAGCTGGTGGTAggtagatttcaggtccactgtccaGAAGACCcagtactagaacatagaacatagaacagtacagcacagaacaggcccttcggccctcgatgttgtgccgagcaatgatcaccctactcagagcaatgatcaccctacttttagtactgtgcaatctgattgaccatatcagatatgcatgggagggggtacgtgtcgagctgtgtgtactgattgatggtctgactgtaatcaacgaccatcctgtttttttcccctgttTTGACCACCACCACtcaggctctccaggggctgttgctgacctcgatgatgccttcccgaagcagccgctggacttcagacctgttgaaggtcttgtcctgggcgctgtaccgtctgctcctggtggtgacgggtttccaatccggggttaggtttgcaaaaaggaaaggcgggtcgaccttaagggtcacgaggccgcacacagtaaggggtggtagggtccCGCCGAagttcagggttaggctctgaaggttgcactggaagtccaggctgggTAGttaggcagcgcagaggttggggaggacgtagaagcggaagttgctgaactccgcGCCCTGGACTGTGTGGGTGGCGAtgcagttgtgggggtgagggtgacaaTAAGCATGGCAATCTTCGGGGCATCGGAACggccagaactacacatggggaagggggctaacgGCCCTCCtgtcgcttccctaatcgcattcCGGAGAATCctactcggctggcgatcggcagcaccacccaaagctgcagactggctcgctcacctttcggaatttctccacctggggaAGATTGAGTCTGCTATCCGatggtcggaggaaggcttcctagatacatgggggcagttcgtcggcctgttccaaaacttgTTCAAGACCAACAACGAGAAGAAAAaaaccaagatagatgaggaaccaaaggactgcacaacccgaggtggggggggggggggggggggggggagaaatggaaATTGGGAAAGCCACAAAGGaggagaagaggagggagggtggtaaccccccccccccccccccgaacataaAAGCAAAGCACAGCTGAAGCCAacggtggaggggggcggggggagagtatgcaagagaggagtggggggtaaagggggggggggggagacgggagggACCACAGACCGAACCAGAGGGTGGCACAATGTATATAAGGTCaattaaaggaaggacaggataaGCCTttatgtacaataaagtaaattaacgcgAATAAGAAAATGATGCATATacacaattgtttataaatatgaaaaatgccaataaaaagatttttgaaaaaagaaatgCAGAATTCCACCTCTTAACCTTTGGTTGATTGGTGATAGGTCACATTCAGTGGTGTTGACAAACTGCTCTATTCTCCTTCCAGTAGTTTTTTTGTAAGTGTCAACTTCAATGTCCAGGGCATGTTTAGAGTTTACCCGATCCAGGCACTCTCGGACCTGGCGAATGATTCCCTTGTCAGCTTTCTCTATGGCCTCCTGTAAGTTGGCAATGCGTTTTTTAATCTTCCGCAATAGCCTATCCACCATGTCCCTCTGCCTCTGCGATCGCTGCCTCCAGCTGCTCTTTCTGTTTGTTCAGAGCCTGGATTTCAGAACTTGAGCATTCGATTTGTCTTTGCATGTCTGAAATGGCAGTCTTCATGACACGGAGCTCTTCTGCATGTTTTCCAGAATTTTCCTTCGTTTCGTCGAACTTGGTTTCCCCATCAGGTCACAGTGTAAGCTCCAGTTAACGGCTGGTGTCAACCTCCACAGTAACGGCAGCAtgagggcagggcagcacggtagcacagtgggtagcactgttgcttcacagctccagggtgccaggttcgattcccggcctcggagcactgtgtgtgcagagtctgcacgttctcccagtgtctgcgcaggtttcctccgggtgctccgctttcctcccacaagtcccgaaagacgtgctgtgaggtaatttggacattctgaattctccctctgtggacccgaacaggtgccgaatgtGGTGaataggtgcttttcacagcagTGTTCTTGATCTGTACCTGCAGCTCGTGGATTTCCACTTCAAATATGTTCTTCAGGAAATTGATTTCATCAGTAAGGCTCTCAAGCTTAGCCTCCAGGTCAGTTGAGATGAGACAGTTTTCATCAACATTCCTTTTGATCATTACAAATTTGTTCTCCCTCTCCATATGCAAGTTGATTTCACCTTCATCCTTGGTCTTGTGTTGTTCCACCAGCCccagcatgccctccagcccagccTGCAGGCAAAGTTTCTCCTGGGCCAAGGCATCGatctgctgcttgaggtggttgAAATAAACTTGTAAGTGGCTGTCAATGTTGGAACTGCATGCTCCTTTCTCCTGCAACAGCTTCCAGTGCATTTCCAGCTGCTTGTTGCATTGATTCAGTGTTTGCACCTTGTCGATGAAGCGATGATTGATGGTCATTGTCACGGTTCCAAAGCTCACTTGGCCGCCTTCAaagctgggagtgtgtgggggtatCTCCTAGGAAATATCGGCCCGGCCCCCATTCTCAGCACCGAGAAGGCCCGAATAGAGTTCACCCGCTGCCGGGGGTATAAAGCCGGCTGCTGAAAGGGCTTCAGGAGCAGAATGTGCAGCTGGACAATTTGCTATTGTTGAAATATTTGATTCCAACTTTGGAAATTGGAGGGGGCGAGAAGAGTAGGGGAGAAATTCTCTGTGAATTTGTCCAATCTTGTTTTCCCCGTGGCAAATGtcctataatctttattagtgtcacaggtaggcttacattaatactgcagtgaagtgacggtgaaatcccctagtctccacattctggcacctgttcgggtacacagagggagacttcagaatgtccaattcacctaacaagcacaaccTTCGGGATTTATTCACCTTGTCATCAACTGCAACAACAAATacgccttgcatttatataacacctttactGTAATCAAATCTCCCGAGGCATGACACAATAGTGCCATTAAGAAAACGTTGGCACCGTGCCACTTATGGCAAATTAGGACAGGTGGCGTAAAGCCTAATCAAAGAAGAAAGTTTAGGGAGCGAACTCCAGAACctagggccttggcagctgaagcaTGA
Proteins encoded:
- the LOC119969940 gene encoding keratin, type II cytoskeletal 8-like, translating into MTINHRFIDKVQTLNQCNKQLEMHWKLLQEKGACSSNIDSHLQVYFNHLKQQIDALAQEKLCLQAGLEGMLGLVEQHKTKDEGEINLHMERENKFVMIKRNVDENCLISTDLEAKLESLTDEINFLKNIFEVEIHELQVQIKNTAEAIEKADKGIIRQVRECLDRVNSKHALDIEVDTYKKTTGRRIEQFVNTTECDLSPINQRCFGYLQEKHITVRIRAIQSYCKHMELQDLQIWTWDQRKKVT